One window of the Bacillaceae bacterium S4-13-56 genome contains the following:
- a CDS encoding aspartyl-phosphate phosphatase Spo0E family protein: protein MYKKSDQHLQLRIEKKRNEMIRTAKAKGIRHKSTLKCSQELDYLLNKLKKEHALKS, encoded by the coding sequence ATGTATAAAAAGTCGGACCAACATTTACAATTAAGAATTGAGAAAAAAAGAAATGAAATGATCAGAACAGCAAAGGCAAAAGGAATTAGACATAAAAGTACTTTAAAATGCAGTCAAGAGTTAGACTATCTTCTAAATAAGCTAAAAAAAGAGCATGCACTTAAATCTTGA